The following coding sequences are from one Diospyros lotus cultivar Yz01 chromosome 7, ASM1463336v1, whole genome shotgun sequence window:
- the LOC127805998 gene encoding DNA replication licensing factor MCM5, which yields MSGWDEGAIFYSDQAQFPNAGGGGGGGESEQAASRHMIFRKFKEFIRSYARKDQPNVFLYRESLVQNPKFLLVDLADLSKYDNLDELLRTSPADYLPLFETAAAEVLASLRSRVATETGEMEEPETGEVQILLTSDEDPVSMRSLGASYISKLVKISGITIAASRTKAKATYVTLLCRNCKNVKTIPCRPGLGGAIVPRSCDHIPQAGEEQCPMDPWLVVPDRSKYVDQQTLKLQENPEDVPTGELPRNTLISVDRHLVQTIVPGTRLTIMGIYSIFQAANSSSSHKGAVAVRQPYIRVVGIEEANESDSRCPANFTADEIEEFKKFASEGNAYQKICSKVAPSIFGHEDVKKAVACLLFGGSRKILPDGVKLRGDINVLLLGDPSTAKSQFLKFVEKTAPVAVYTSGKGSSAAGLTASVIRDSSSREFYLEGGAMVLADGGVVCIDEFDKMRAEDRVAIHEAMEQQTISIAKAGITTVLNSRTSVLAAANPPSGHYDDLKTAQDNIDLQTTILSRFDLIFIVKDIRMYSQDKIIASHIIKVHASAGAYMGETRTSKEDNWLKRYIQYCRTECHPRLSDSASTMLQESYVKIRQDVRKQSNETGEAAAIPITVRQLEAIVRLSEALAKMTLSHVANDNHVMEAIRLFNNATMDAARSGINQHINLTPDMANEIKHAETQIKRRMGIGSHISERRLIDELSRMGINESIVRRALLIMHQRDEVEYKRERRIVVRKA from the exons ATGTCAGGTTGGGACGAGGGGGCGATCTTCTACAGTGACCAAGCGCAGTTCCCCAACGCCGGCGGCGGCGGGGGAGGCGGAGAATCGGAGCAGGCGGCGAGCCGCCACATGATCTTCCgcaagttcaaagaattcatcCGAAGCTACGCGCGCAAAGACCAGCCCAATGTGTTCCTCTACAGAGAAAGCCTCGTCCAGAACCCTAAGTTCCTGCTCGTCGACCTCGCAGATCTGTCCAAATACGACAATCTCGACGAATTGCTCCGCACTTCCCCAGCCGATTACCTTCCCCTG TTTGAAACTGCAGCTGCAGAAGTTCTTGCAAGTTTGAGATCAAGAGTTGCTACGGAAACTGGAGAAATGGAGGAGCCAGAGACTGGGGAGGTGCAGATCTTACTGACTTCTGATGAGGATCCAGTGTCAATGAGATCTCTTGGG GCATCATATATATCAAAACTGGTCAAGATATCAGGAATCACCATTGCTGCATCGAGAACTAAAGCAAAGGCAACATATGTCACTTTATTATGCAGGAACTGTAAAAATGTAAAGACTATTCCATGCCGTCCAGGGTTGGGTGGAGCAATTGTACCTCGATCATGTGATCACATACCTCAG GCTGGAGAAGAGCAATGCcctatggatccatggcttgtAGTTCCAGACAGAAGCAAGTATGTTGATCAACAGACCCTGAAATTACAAGAAAATCCAGAG GATGTCCCTACTGGTGAGCTACCAAGAAACACGCTTATTTCTGTAGATCGTCATCTTGTTCAAACAATTGTACCTGGTACAAGATTGACTATAATGGGGATTTATAGTATCTTTCAAGCTGCCAATTCATCCTCATC CCACAAAGGAGCAGTTGCAGTTAGACAGCCTTATATAAGAGTTGTGGGAATAGAAGAAGCTAATGAGTCTGATTCTCGGTGCCCAGCAAATTTCACAGCAGATGAG attgaagaatttaaaaaatttgcatCAGAAGGCAATGCATACCAGAAGATATGTTCCAAGGTTGCTCCTTCTATATTTGGCCATGAGGATGTGAAGAAGGCTGTGGCTTGTCTTTTGTTTGGAGGATCAAGGAAG ATTTTGCCGGATGGTGTGAAGTTGAGAGGCGATATAAATGTGTTGCTTTTAGGAGATCCATCTACAGCCAAATCACAG TTTCTCAAGTTTGTTGAGAAGACAGCTCCGGTAGCTGTATATACTTCTGGAAAAGGCTCCTCAGCTGCTGGTCTTACTGCTTCTGTTATTCGAGACAGTAGCTCA CGTGAGTTTTACTTGGAAGGGGGAGCTATGGTTTTGGCAGATGGAGGTGTTGTCTGTATTGATGAATTTGACAAAATGAGAGCAGAAGACAG AGTTGCTATTCACGAAGCCATGGAGCAGCAAACCATTTCCATTGCAAAAGCAGGGATAACAACTGTTCTAAATTCCAGAACCTCTGTGCTTGCAGCAGCTAATCCTCCATCAGGGCATTATGATGATCTCAAG ACTGCTCAAGATAACATTGATTTGCAGACCACAATTCTTTCAAGATTTGATCTAATCTTCATTGTGAAGGACATCAGAATGTACAGTCAAGACAAG ATTATAGCTAGCCACATAATCAAAGTCCATGCCTCTGCCGGTGCATACATGGGTGAAACAAGAACTTCTAAAGAGGATAACTGGCTGAAGAG GTACATACAATACTGCCGAACTGAATGCCACCCCCGATTATCTGATTCTGCATCCACAATGTTGCAGGAGAGTTATGTTAAGATTAGACAG GATGTGAGGAAACAGTCAAATGAAACTGGGGAGGCAGCTGCAATACCAATAACTGTGAGGCAGTTGGAAGCTATAGTGAGGTTGAGTGAAGCACTTGCAAAAATGACACT GTCCCATGTTGCAAATGATAACCATGTCATGGAAGCCATCAGGCTTTTCAACAATGCCACAATGGATGCAGCAAGGTCTGGAATCAATCAGCACATTAATCTTACTCCTGATATGGCAAATGAGATAAAG CATGCAGAAACCCaaataaagagaagaatggGAATTGGAAGCCACATATCAGAGAGACGGCTGATTGATGAGCTTTCACGAATGGGGATAAATGAATCTATA GTTAGAAGAGCTCTATTGATCATGCATCAGAGAGATGAAGTTGAGTACAAGCGAGAAAGGCGCATTGTTGTTCGCAAAGCTTAA